In Mercurialis annua linkage group LG6, ddMerAnnu1.2, whole genome shotgun sequence, the following are encoded in one genomic region:
- the LOC126653954 gene encoding uncharacterized protein LOC126653954, with amino-acid sequence MAWLTRFLAAVAFLAVGVIFSPETFGSKSAGELSTYLKLAHLLCFSTAFGAALWVTFIGGIIMFKNLPRHQFGNLQSKMFPAYFSLVGVCCAISVASFGYLHPWKSASSAEKYQLGFLLSSLAFNLSNLFVFTPMTIEMMKQRHKMERELNVGEEVGWSKNQEAAKKNPKLKAMNKKFGMIHGFSSLANIMSFGSLAMHSWYLAGKMNL; translated from the exons ATGGCTTGGCTAACCCGATTTTTAGCGGCGGTGGCTTTTTTAGCCGTCGGAGTTATCTTTTCACCGGAAACGTTCGGATCAAAATCAGCGGGTGAACTATCTACATACCTGAAATTGGCTCACCTGCTCTGCTTCTCCACTGCTTTTGGTGCCGCTCTTTGGGTCACCTTCATCGGTGGCATCATCATGTTCAA GAATCTTCCGAGGCATCAATTTGGTAATCTACAGAGCAAGATGTTTCCTGCATATTTTTCATTGGTGGGTGTGTGCTGTGCAATATCTGTGGCGTCGTTTGGGTATTTACATCCATGGAAATCAGCATCCTCTGCGGAGAAGTACCAGCTCGGTTTCTTGCTCTCTTCGTTAGCGTTCAATCTTTCTAACTTGTTTGTCTTTACTCCCATGACCATTGAG ATGATGAAACAAAGGCATAAAATGGAACGAGAACTGAACGTTGGAGAAGAAGTTGGGTGGTCAAAGAACCAGGAAGCAGCAAAGAAAAATCCGAAGCTTAAGGCCATGAATAAAAAGTTTGGCATGATCCATGGTTTCTCATCCCTTGCTAATATTATGTCTTTTGGCAGTCTTGCCATGCACTCCTGGTACTTAGCAGGTAAGATGAATCTGTAA